From the genome of Deltaproteobacteria bacterium, one region includes:
- a CDS encoding replication-associated recombination protein A produces the protein MDLFPDEEQEPSVQDIPLAWRMRPLGFEEFEGQLHLVGEGKPLRQAIEDDRIRSLILYGPPGTGKTALAHLIARRTGRDFCSLNAVTAGVNEIRKVVARAGERRRAGKGGTILFVDEIHRFNKVQQDALLPDVESGRITLIGASTENPCFALIPALRSRSQILEFKSLDREVLERIIRRALNDCKRGLGKVPVDLSGEALAYLVMMANGDARKALNVLEVAVSATAPAAGRVSLTRTVLEEVMQHKALDYDRDGDAHYDTASAFIKSMRGSDPDAAVYYLARMIEAGEDPRFIARRIVICAAEDVGNADPRALLVAEAVLQSVEKIGMPEGRILLAQAVTYVATAPKSNAAYLAVDQALADIRSGKSLRIPAFLRDTHYSGAKDLGRGVGYLYPHDFPGHFVPQSYLEEKRSYYRPSDQGYEKNIRERILNWDRLRKRKGSEQQQER, from the coding sequence ATGGATCTTTTCCCGGATGAAGAACAGGAACCGAGTGTTCAGGACATACCGCTGGCCTGGCGGATGAGACCCCTTGGTTTTGAGGAGTTTGAAGGACAGTTGCACCTTGTGGGGGAGGGGAAACCTCTGCGGCAGGCGATTGAGGATGACCGGATTCGTTCCCTGATTCTTTATGGACCGCCCGGAACGGGGAAAACCGCCCTGGCCCATCTGATTGCCCGGCGGACGGGCAGAGACTTTTGCAGCCTGAATGCCGTGACGGCCGGTGTCAACGAGATTCGCAAGGTTGTCGCCCGGGCCGGGGAGAGACGCCGGGCCGGAAAAGGGGGAACCATCCTCTTTGTTGACGAGATCCATCGTTTTAATAAAGTGCAGCAGGACGCCCTCCTCCCCGATGTGGAAAGCGGGCGGATTACCCTGATCGGGGCCTCAACGGAAAACCCCTGTTTTGCACTCATTCCGGCCCTCCGGTCCCGGTCACAGATTCTGGAGTTCAAATCCCTTGATCGCGAGGTCCTTGAACGAATCATCCGTCGCGCCCTGAATGATTGCAAGCGGGGTCTGGGGAAGGTTCCCGTGGATCTTTCCGGAGAGGCACTGGCCTACCTGGTGATGATGGCCAACGGTGATGCACGGAAGGCCCTGAATGTTCTGGAGGTCGCCGTGTCCGCGACGGCACCGGCGGCGGGGCGGGTGTCTTTGACACGAACGGTTTTAGAAGAGGTCATGCAGCACAAAGCCCTCGATTATGACCGTGACGGCGACGCTCATTATGATACCGCATCGGCCTTCATCAAGAGTATGCGGGGATCGGATCCCGATGCTGCGGTCTATTATCTGGCCCGGATGATCGAAGCCGGTGAGGATCCCCGGTTTATCGCCCGCCGTATCGTGATCTGTGCGGCGGAAGATGTCGGCAATGCCGATCCGAGGGCGCTCCTTGTTGCGGAAGCGGTCCTGCAAAGTGTGGAGAAGATCGGGATGCCGGAGGGGCGGATTCTGCTCGCTCAGGCCGTCACCTATGTGGCGACGGCTCCGAAGAGCAATGCCGCCTATCTCGCCGTGGATCAGGCTTTGGCGGATATCCGGTCGGGGAAGAGCTTGAGGATCCCCGCTTTCCTGCGGGACACTCACTATTCCGGGGCAAAGGATCTGGGACGGGGAGTCGGGTATCTCTATCCGCACGATTTCCCGGGACATTTTGTCCCCCAGTCCTATCTGGAGGAAAAACGGAGCTATTATCGTCCGTCGGATCAGGGATATGAGAAGAACATCCGGGAACGGATCCTCAACTGGGATCGTCTCCGGAAGCGAAAAGGTTCGGAACAGCAACAGGAGCGGTAA
- the rny gene encoding ribonuclease Y, translating to MATINSISWIVLAGVIGVSAGLIISKMFYSRKVKDADKAAASLLASAKKQAEQAMKEARIEAKEMIYQARSDFEKETREIRNELQAREKRLAQKEENIEKRFTLVEKKEQDVKGREKGLQKVEKRVLEKEARYDQALKEQVRMLERVSGMSAVEAKTMLIKEMEDEARFESARMVKRILDDARLNAEKEGKNIIALAIQRCAGDFISEMTVSVVNLPNDEMKGRIIGREGRNIRSLEAATGIDLIIDDTPEAVILSGYDPIRREVARRSLEMLVSDGRIHPARIEEVVKKSQAEVDKLIQEEGEATTFEVGVNNVHSEVVKLLGRLKYRTSYGQNVLNHSKEVAYLCGVMASELNLNVALAKRAGLLHDIGKAVDHEMEGTHAGIGADLAKKYGEDEKVINAIASHHDDVEAVCPESVLVAAADALSAARPGARKESLDAYIKRLNKLEEIVNKFDGVEKSYAIQAGREIRVIVENEQVSDERAAVLVKDISKKIEEELAYPGKIKVTVIRESRFVEYAK from the coding sequence GTGGCGACCATTAATTCAATCTCATGGATCGTCCTGGCCGGAGTGATCGGCGTTTCTGCAGGACTGATCATCAGCAAAATGTTTTATTCCCGAAAGGTAAAGGATGCCGACAAGGCCGCGGCGTCTCTCCTTGCTTCCGCCAAAAAACAGGCGGAACAGGCCATGAAAGAGGCACGCATTGAAGCCAAGGAGATGATCTATCAGGCCCGGAGCGATTTCGAAAAGGAAACAAGGGAAATTCGGAACGAGCTGCAGGCCCGGGAGAAACGTCTCGCCCAGAAGGAAGAAAACATCGAGAAGCGTTTTACCTTGGTGGAGAAGAAAGAACAGGATGTCAAAGGGCGGGAAAAGGGCCTGCAGAAGGTGGAAAAACGGGTGCTGGAAAAGGAAGCCAGGTACGATCAGGCCCTGAAGGAGCAGGTGCGGATGCTGGAGCGGGTCTCCGGGATGTCGGCCGTCGAAGCCAAGACAATGCTGATCAAGGAAATGGAAGATGAAGCCCGTTTCGAGTCCGCCAGGATGGTGAAGCGAATCCTCGATGACGCCCGGCTGAATGCGGAAAAGGAAGGGAAGAATATTATTGCCCTGGCGATTCAGCGTTGCGCCGGTGATTTTATTTCGGAGATGACCGTTTCCGTGGTGAACCTTCCCAACGACGAAATGAAGGGGCGGATCATCGGCCGTGAAGGACGTAACATCCGCTCCCTGGAGGCGGCTACCGGCATTGATCTGATCATTGATGATACACCGGAAGCGGTGATTCTTTCCGGGTATGATCCGATCCGCCGGGAGGTGGCGCGCCGCTCCCTGGAAATGCTGGTCAGTGACGGCAGGATTCATCCCGCCCGTATCGAGGAAGTAGTCAAGAAGTCTCAGGCGGAAGTGGATAAGTTGATCCAGGAAGAGGGAGAAGCGACGACCTTTGAAGTGGGCGTCAATAACGTCCATTCCGAAGTGGTCAAGCTCCTGGGACGTCTGAAATATCGGACCAGCTATGGACAGAATGTTCTGAATCATTCCAAGGAGGTGGCGTATCTCTGCGGGGTGATGGCCTCGGAACTGAACCTGAATGTAGCACTTGCGAAACGGGCCGGTCTGCTTCATGATATCGGTAAGGCCGTGGACCATGAGATGGAAGGAACCCATGCCGGGATCGGCGCCGACCTGGCAAAGAAATACGGCGAAGATGAAAAAGTGATCAATGCCATAGCCTCCCATCATGATGATGTCGAAGCGGTCTGTCCGGAATCGGTCCTCGTGGCGGCGGCCGATGCCCTCTCCGCCGCGCGGCCGGGCGCCCGGAAGGAGAGTCTGGATGCCTATATCAAACGACTGAATAAATTGGAGGAGATCGTCAACAAGTTTGACGGCGTGGAAAAGTCCTACGCCATACAGGCAGGCAGGGAGATCCGGGTCATTGTGGAGAATGAACAGGTCTCCGATGAAAGGGCCGCCGTGCTGGTGAAGGATATCAGCAAGAAGATCGAAGAAGAACTGGCGTATCCCGGCAAGATCAAGGTGACCGTGATCCGCGAGAGCCGTTTCGTGGAATATGCGAAATGA
- a CDS encoding TIGR00282 family metallophosphoesterase yields the protein MKILFIGDIVGKPGRQTVARMIPRLVARLGVDLCVANCENAASGFGLTPKLHQELKAMEISVLTSGNHIWSKKEIYPLLDSEASLLRPANYPDGVPGHGSCIVSTAGGEQVAFLNLMGRVFLYDLECPFRTAEAEVAKLREETPAIVVDFHAEATSEKIAMGWFLDGKVSAVLGTHTHVQTADDTILPGGTAYLTDVGMTGPSNSVIGVKKEIIIDKYLHQIPRRFDTAKGPCRLNGVLLDIDGKTGRANEIRRLQLEEEP from the coding sequence ATGAAAATACTTTTTATCGGAGATATCGTCGGGAAACCGGGCCGTCAGACCGTGGCACGGATGATCCCCCGTCTGGTGGCACGTTTGGGGGTTGATCTTTGTGTAGCCAATTGCGAAAACGCGGCCTCCGGATTTGGTTTGACGCCGAAGCTCCATCAGGAGTTGAAGGCGATGGAGATTAGCGTCCTGACGTCCGGTAATCATATCTGGAGCAAGAAGGAAATCTATCCACTCCTCGATTCGGAGGCGAGTCTCCTGCGTCCGGCGAACTACCCGGACGGGGTGCCGGGACACGGCAGTTGTATCGTTTCGACGGCCGGCGGTGAACAGGTTGCTTTTCTCAATCTCATGGGGCGGGTCTTTCTCTACGATCTTGAATGTCCCTTCCGTACGGCCGAAGCCGAAGTGGCGAAACTTCGGGAGGAGACACCGGCCATCGTGGTGGATTTCCATGCCGAAGCGACCTCCGAAAAGATCGCCATGGGATGGTTTCTCGACGGCAAGGTCAGCGCCGTGCTTGGAACGCATACCCATGTGCAGACGGCGGACGATACCATCCTGCCGGGGGGGACAGCCTACCTGACCGATGTCGGAATGACCGGACCGAGCAATTCCGTCATCGGCGTGAAGAAAGAGATCATCATCGACAAGTATCTCCATCAGATTCCGAGACGTTTTGATACGGCAAAGGGACCGTGCCGCCTCAACGGCGTGTTGCTCGATATCGACGGGAAAACGGGGCGGGCCAATGAGATCCGAAGATTACAGTTGGAGGAGGAGCCGTAG
- a CDS encoding exodeoxyribonuclease VII large subunit codes for MPEGVLTVHELISRIRTSLEQTFSAQWVTGEVSNLRTPRSGHTYFSLKDADARIQAVFFRHKKRYIRFEPEDGMEVLCKGNVTLYEIRGDLQINVDYMEPLGVGALHIAFEQIKKRLEQEGLFDPARKKVLPLLPRKVGIITSPTGAAIRDILQVMGRRFANMELLISPVRVQGEQAAAEIASAIESLNRRGDPEVLILARGGGSIEDLWPFNEEIVARAIAASSIPVVSAVGHETDFTIADFTADLRAPTPSAAAEIVVRNKLDLEEKISGIGQRLHLAIRRSLEQLRRRVELSAQKCAAPVRTVGMYQQRVDELSEVLFRRLAGRTALLRERVKGVESSLRLLNPRQRAQVLREHLQGIVLQLRREAPRLIRPRRDHVDALTSRLEALSPLKVLSRGYAVVTHPPQVAIVRDVAKLSRSDRIGIRLHRGEVECIVDRIIKE; via the coding sequence CTGCCGGAAGGCGTACTCACCGTACACGAACTCATCTCCCGTATTCGAACCTCGCTGGAGCAAACCTTCTCCGCCCAGTGGGTTACCGGGGAGGTTTCCAATCTCCGGACGCCTCGGTCCGGTCATACCTATTTTTCCCTCAAAGACGCCGATGCCCGGATCCAGGCCGTCTTCTTCCGTCACAAAAAACGGTATATCCGCTTTGAACCGGAAGACGGCATGGAGGTTCTCTGCAAAGGGAACGTCACCCTTTACGAGATTCGGGGTGATCTGCAGATCAACGTCGATTACATGGAACCGCTCGGTGTCGGCGCCCTCCATATTGCTTTTGAACAGATCAAAAAACGGCTGGAACAGGAAGGGCTCTTCGATCCGGCACGGAAGAAGGTGCTCCCCCTCCTGCCCCGCAAGGTCGGCATCATCACCTCGCCCACGGGGGCTGCCATCCGGGATATTCTCCAGGTCATGGGCCGTCGATTTGCGAATATGGAGCTTCTGATCTCGCCCGTGCGGGTCCAGGGGGAGCAGGCCGCGGCTGAAATCGCCTCCGCCATCGAGTCCCTGAACCGCCGGGGGGATCCGGAAGTCCTGATCCTGGCCCGGGGAGGCGGGTCGATCGAGGACCTGTGGCCCTTTAACGAAGAGATCGTCGCCCGGGCGATTGCGGCCTCCTCGATTCCCGTGGTCTCCGCCGTGGGACACGAAACCGATTTTACCATTGCGGATTTTACGGCGGACCTTCGGGCCCCGACCCCTTCGGCGGCGGCGGAGATCGTGGTCCGGAACAAGCTGGATTTGGAAGAGAAAATATCAGGGATCGGTCAGCGACTTCATCTTGCGATTCGAAGGTCCCTGGAACAACTCCGACGAAGAGTGGAACTTTCGGCGCAAAAGTGTGCGGCGCCGGTACGGACCGTCGGGATGTACCAGCAACGGGTGGATGAGCTCAGTGAAGTTCTCTTCCGGCGGCTTGCGGGGCGGACGGCCCTGTTACGGGAACGGGTGAAGGGTGTGGAAAGCTCCCTGCGGCTGCTCAACCCGCGGCAGCGGGCACAGGTCCTGCGGGAACATCTTCAGGGGATTGTTCTGCAACTGCGCCGGGAAGCGCCGAGGTTGATCCGGCCCCGCCGGGATCATGTCGATGCCCTGACTTCCCGGTTGGAGGCGCTGAGTCCTCTGAAGGTCCTCTCCCGCGGGTATGCCGTCGTGACCCATCCCCCTCAGGTTGCGATCGTTCGGGATGTTGCGAAACTTTCCCGCAGTGACCGGATCGGGATTCGTCTCCACCGCGGGGAGGTGGAGTGTATCGTGGACCGGATCATTAAGGAATAA
- a CDS encoding ComEA family DNA-binding protein, producing the protein MILFLFSVVRVLSTRPDSGQLSLPSAKTAIRRVEIIGEVNRPGEYFFPSDATVANAISAAGGATEFADPGRLNLDARLLSGSVLRVPNRQTGFVTSVSLNRSPLRELCTLPGIGPKLAQRIIDVRKERGAFRSMEDLMAVPGIGQKKARLIFRRGILR; encoded by the coding sequence ATGATTCTCTTTCTCTTCTCGGTTGTCCGGGTTCTTTCCACCCGGCCCGATAGCGGGCAACTGTCTCTTCCTTCCGCGAAAACGGCTATCCGCCGGGTTGAAATCATCGGTGAGGTGAACCGGCCGGGTGAATATTTCTTTCCGTCGGACGCGACTGTCGCCAATGCGATCTCTGCTGCCGGGGGTGCGACCGAATTCGCGGATCCCGGAAGACTGAACCTGGATGCCCGGCTTCTTTCCGGGAGTGTCCTGCGGGTCCCGAATCGTCAGACCGGCTTTGTTACATCCGTCTCGTTGAATCGTTCCCCCCTGCGGGAACTTTGCACCCTGCCGGGGATCGGTCCGAAACTGGCGCAGCGGATCATTGATGTGCGGAAAGAAAGAGGGGCTTTCCGGTCGATGGAGGATCTCATGGCCGTTCCGGGGATCGGGCAAAAGAAGGCACGGTTGATCTTCCGGCGGGGGATCCTTCGATGA
- a CDS encoding DNA internalization-related competence protein ComEC/Rec2, with product MRRLHGEPVAWVFAFYLAGILLAAVVHPGARTLLLLITGIFLIAFLPPCRSLIPLFVGVIFFLLGGLGYTLSLHRLPPDALVFGISPEKTVTVTGVIRSFPEISAKRTRFLLEAERCAGREAAGRIQVTLVDAHKGHSGSSLRLRLRYGDRICLRGRFLPPRNYGNPGAFDYAGYLARKGVRLTAATTANHVGILKRNRGNPLVAGVLAQKRAFHDFIGKILNGEVGSLLPALIVGDRSGLGENLRRRFADAGAAHLLAISGLHVGFAVLFFYTLLLLFFRLLLPLRLLRQSRFWCIPSRLASIGSLIFLVYYVILSGGRTATIRAAIMIGVFLLSRILERSRDLLHTLLIAAFVILLWSPASCFAVDFQLSFAAVTAMVLYDRSRKERAVPATKDEGIPDDRLALKPAPEGRRAWKWIAKGGAVFAVTLLAFTATLPITAAVFHRVSPAGLVSNLLLVPLTGLVIVPCGMATFFVFILSPSLAVYPAKITAFGISGLFAGVDFFGRGPLRPVWVVPPPALWIVLFYLILLVLLVLPRISQGCRLASVFLLSALFAGAVLGSGTDKGDGRLHIDILDVGNAASTLAILPDGKTLLIDGGGSYTSSWDVGRRLILPALLTLGVRKIDLMILTHPHPDHLNGLVGILEELPVGAVWEGWRTFPSEMYRRFRKDIDERGISRRYVGAGEMTCSLGNTILKIFRAKGPSGKNDHGAVNNGSLIVKIRLGRFSFLDMADLEAKGEKILIRRYRSELKATVLEVGHHGSRTSSRTNFLDAVRPEAAVISVGAYNRFGHPAAEVLGRLCYMTPKKTIYRTDREGMIRITTDGERFAVASFRQGFTLDSQYGSVR from the coding sequence ATGAGGCGGTTGCACGGTGAACCGGTCGCATGGGTCTTCGCTTTCTATCTTGCCGGAATCCTTCTTGCGGCTGTTGTCCATCCCGGTGCCCGGACGCTCCTGTTGTTGATCACGGGAATCTTCCTGATCGCTTTTCTTCCTCCCTGCCGTTCCTTGATCCCGCTGTTCGTTGGGGTCATTTTTTTTCTTCTGGGAGGACTTGGTTACACGCTCTCCCTTCATCGACTGCCGCCCGATGCCTTGGTATTCGGGATTTCTCCGGAGAAAACCGTAACCGTGACCGGGGTGATCCGTTCGTTCCCCGAGATTTCCGCGAAGCGGACCCGTTTTCTCCTTGAGGCCGAGCGGTGTGCCGGACGGGAAGCGGCGGGGCGGATTCAGGTCACTCTCGTCGATGCTCACAAGGGACATTCAGGAAGCAGTCTGCGCCTGCGCCTTCGTTACGGTGACCGGATTTGTCTTCGAGGGCGTTTTCTTCCCCCCCGAAATTACGGGAACCCCGGCGCCTTCGATTATGCCGGATACCTCGCCCGGAAAGGGGTTCGGCTGACGGCGGCAACGACCGCAAATCATGTCGGAATTCTAAAAAGAAACCGTGGGAACCCTTTGGTCGCCGGCGTTCTCGCACAGAAGAGGGCCTTTCATGATTTCATCGGGAAGATCCTGAATGGGGAGGTCGGGTCTCTTCTTCCGGCATTGATCGTGGGGGACCGAAGCGGCCTGGGGGAGAACCTGCGTCGAAGGTTTGCCGATGCCGGCGCCGCCCATCTGCTGGCCATCTCCGGGCTCCATGTCGGGTTTGCCGTCCTCTTTTTCTATACATTACTCCTGCTTTTTTTCCGCTTGCTCCTCCCCTTGCGTCTCCTCCGGCAATCCCGTTTCTGGTGCATCCCCTCCCGTCTTGCGTCCATCGGGTCACTGATCTTCCTCGTCTATTATGTGATCCTCTCGGGAGGAAGGACGGCGACGATCCGGGCGGCGATCATGATCGGGGTCTTCCTCCTCTCCCGGATTCTGGAACGGAGCAGGGACCTTCTTCACACGCTTCTGATCGCGGCCTTTGTCATTCTTCTCTGGTCTCCCGCCTCCTGTTTCGCCGTCGACTTTCAGCTCTCCTTTGCCGCCGTGACCGCCATGGTTCTCTATGACCGAAGTCGCAAAGAGAGGGCGGTTCCTGCAACAAAGGACGAGGGGATTCCGGATGACCGGCTTGCCCTCAAACCGGCCCCGGAAGGTCGTAGAGCATGGAAATGGATCGCCAAAGGGGGAGCGGTTTTTGCAGTCACCCTTCTGGCCTTTACCGCCACCCTGCCGATTACGGCGGCGGTCTTTCACCGGGTCTCCCCGGCCGGACTTGTTTCGAATCTTCTCCTCGTCCCGCTGACCGGGCTTGTCATCGTCCCCTGCGGGATGGCGACCTTCTTTGTTTTTATCTTGTCGCCGTCCCTGGCGGTCTATCCGGCAAAGATCACCGCTTTCGGAATTTCAGGTCTCTTTGCCGGGGTCGATTTTTTCGGGAGAGGCCCGCTTCGGCCGGTCTGGGTCGTTCCGCCCCCTGCATTGTGGATCGTTCTTTTTTATCTGATTCTTCTTGTCTTGCTGGTCCTTCCCCGGATCAGCCAAGGCTGCCGACTGGCCTCCGTTTTTCTTCTTTCCGCTCTTTTTGCAGGCGCCGTTCTGGGATCGGGGACGGACAAGGGGGACGGAAGGCTGCATATCGATATTCTCGATGTCGGCAATGCCGCTTCGACTCTTGCCATCCTTCCGGACGGGAAGACCCTGCTGATCGACGGTGGAGGTTCCTACACCTCTTCCTGGGATGTGGGCCGGAGGCTGATCCTTCCGGCCCTCCTGACCCTGGGGGTCCGGAAAATCGACCTGATGATCCTCACGCATCCCCATCCCGATCATTTAAACGGTCTTGTGGGGATTCTGGAGGAACTTCCGGTCGGAGCAGTCTGGGAAGGATGGCGGACCTTCCCTTCTGAGATGTATCGTCGTTTCCGGAAGGACATTGACGAACGGGGGATTTCCCGGCGGTATGTCGGCGCCGGGGAGATGACCTGTTCCCTGGGAAACACGATTCTGAAAATCTTTCGTGCGAAAGGACCTTCCGGGAAGAACGATCATGGAGCGGTGAATAACGGATCCCTGATCGTGAAAATCCGGCTGGGCCGGTTCTCATTCTTGGACATGGCGGATCTTGAAGCGAAAGGGGAAAAGATACTGATTCGGCGATACCGTTCCGAATTGAAGGCGACGGTCCTTGAAGTCGGCCATCACGGCAGCCGGACATCGAGCAGGACGAACTTTCTGGATGCCGTCCGGCCGGAAGCGGCCGTCATCTCCGTGGGGGCGTACAATCGTTTCGGGCATCCTGCCGCCGAGGTCCTGGGCCGTCTTTGTTATATGACCCCGAAAAAGACGATTTATCGAACCGACCGGGAAGGGATGATCCGGATCACAACGGACGGAGAACGCTTTGCTGTGGCTTCCTTCCGGCAGGGATTTACACTTGACTCTCAGTATGGGTCTGTAAGATAA
- a CDS encoding exodeoxyribonuclease VII small subunit: MKKQEFEDALKQLEGIVEKLEGQDLSLEDSLKAFEEGVRLTRFCHHKLNEAEKKIEILTKDDDGGEKIEPFDLESTAE, from the coding sequence ATGAAAAAACAGGAGTTTGAAGATGCCCTCAAGCAGTTGGAGGGGATCGTAGAAAAGTTGGAGGGGCAGGATCTCTCTCTGGAAGATTCTTTGAAGGCCTTCGAGGAGGGAGTGCGGCTGACCCGTTTTTGCCACCATAAATTGAATGAAGCCGAGAAGAAGATAGAAATCCTGACGAAGGATGACGATGGGGGCGAGAAAATCGAGCCCTTTGATCTTGAATCGACGGCGGAATGA
- a CDS encoding polyprenyl synthetase family protein has translation MNVSLDLTAYLKRNREEVDQALDQWLPSEKHFPGTLYRAMRYSLFAGGKRVRPILALAACDTLDGDRGDVLPAACALELIHTYSLIHDDLPAMDNDDLRRGKATNHKVFGEAMAILAGDALLTHAFQLLTEIEVPSLPERDRLRIVGEIASAAGAAGMIGGQVVDLLCAGDGEVDQPTLEFMHTHKTGAMIRASLRVGAIAGGADDRFLRFLTRYGERVGLAFQIIDDILDLEGEEAVIGKQVGSDLKNGKATYPALYGVAESRRRADELIDAAVADLAEFNGRAEPLRAIAGYIVERIH, from the coding sequence ATGAATGTGTCCCTGGATCTTACAGCCTACCTGAAGCGGAACCGGGAAGAGGTGGATCAGGCGCTGGATCAATGGCTGCCCTCGGAAAAGCATTTTCCCGGCACGCTCTATCGTGCGATGCGGTACAGTCTCTTTGCCGGGGGCAAACGGGTCCGGCCGATCCTGGCGCTGGCGGCCTGTGATACACTCGACGGTGACCGGGGGGATGTCCTCCCCGCGGCCTGCGCCCTGGAATTGATTCACACCTATTCCCTGATTCATGATGATCTGCCCGCGATGGACAATGACGACCTGCGGCGGGGCAAAGCGACGAATCATAAAGTCTTCGGAGAGGCGATGGCCATTCTGGCCGGGGATGCCCTTCTGACCCATGCCTTTCAACTCCTGACGGAAATTGAGGTGCCCTCCCTGCCGGAGCGGGATCGTCTTCGCATCGTGGGAGAGATTGCATCGGCGGCGGGGGCCGCGGGCATGATCGGCGGACAGGTGGTCGATCTTCTCTGTGCCGGGGACGGGGAGGTGGATCAGCCGACATTGGAATTTATGCATACCCATAAGACCGGTGCGATGATCCGGGCCTCGTTGCGGGTCGGCGCCATTGCCGGGGGTGCCGATGACCGGTTCCTGCGGTTTCTGACCCGTTACGGTGAGCGGGTCGGACTTGCCTTTCAGATCATCGATGATATCCTGGATCTTGAAGGCGAGGAAGCGGTGATCGGAAAACAGGTCGGAAGCGACCTGAAGAATGGAAAGGCAACCTATCCCGCCCTCTACGGAGTTGCCGAATCCCGGCGCCGGGCCGACGAACTGATCGACGCCGCCGTGGCGGATCTCGCGGAATTTAATGGCCGGGCCGAACCATTGCGGGCGATTGCCGGCTACATCGTGGAAAGGATTCATTAA